From a single Salvelinus sp. IW2-2015 linkage group LG22, ASM291031v2, whole genome shotgun sequence genomic region:
- the LOC111982857 gene encoding uncharacterized protein isoform X4, translated as MKRKVSRLRLSPNEEAQLIREEHERRRKLRIQQVREQERYIALQIRKEVQLRRERELQNLAEELKEEWEQQRSEKLETLQKLYQDNLRVLGEGHRSAKENEPDWEAIAQKNEENHVRADERYRVALKELKSERQKDQEEQNRFIEARKKSIQVEKERAAKVANFPSLPPNPIESIESRKLHAVKKSDVDAFSVTHYHMPETAVDREVYTAQPNAQEVALEEMQRLQVLGQEEQRERREQLEKARLRGNHALRREQLTQDRERLLVELEHMHQTDLLRRRQVMAQMPAQIFQPLHKRQEMREDWQRDMEFAFEDMYTGERRVKGDLVLQLVPEPLPAVSTGSQDEDLDLTQEATPDLTPLAGAEEQQDEEPSRPLGGAPRQALKKLLTRIRSQRDQWSYRRLVDPPGDCRTTPTAECDTSAGVTTIETGSLASEERGRPLTTIPRLPDPSQSAQAIETTEESIVAGTLLHADKQAIKIHTFETERKRRGEELERQKQEQIALLKELEEKKSRLELLLQEAQQEREQLHTAMNQDTAAASGTQKTPAQDVTSVSPAAPTPETCSVVVPVQSTITSAAEDGHSRRIREYQQRLLDQNRLHKQSVEEARRRLEEYQRTLRNRYSGETTSTFLPPGTTACLLPHFKGGINSPAVPLELPSGSALLPCLPVALSPHSRAHTPLDLPTQEPSILVQTLFLPGTTVGLHINSRTSPVQLEPTSESLRDQRAGVWLADNVFSRVTEDFPEKLPPPSTSLDPQSYRPHPVSLHPTPHIPLPSRTDPIPPISPTPSEESATLPGEAPVNPGSVLRAPAKFGEEVEKQRQELREAQRRVEAQREVLFMQQRELEEEQREQRRRQREVLQALLTADDTQPGPETTDGLGSERLRLMAALLRAIEESNGQTSTLVETSQSQENTFDVQSSHSDRPAPHPLPHHHPRAAKPPVARARLAVMEMTEQHELSAIQEVQTPANASLITEESVAVSIERAIPEEQDHTAHSERGHSSTSVSSAWEHTAGTGSETLTGSGRSSKLSWRERLRLEAGASPGPDPTPALPERSYHSCEFGRGVLGKSPIELESLSFQSARRPSEPDYLSSTTISSGSYATTDPEHTSTDPEHTSTDPEHTSTDPEHTSTDPEHTSTQIGASAVIEGSVCEEPSSSVSQQKPWSKLLQENEGPDRSPVWGADPHTLPSDRESGAQRHDQEWDNTVNRIMDRLSDKSSSLVLDQGRDSTISPMTGQPSDKSSSPGQGWDSTLSRMIGQLSGQSTSLDQGWDSTLSRMIGGLSNQSTSVSQRLDQSSQWLDEVQDESRVMRPLVGELDESAAQWSGSSEAGGSNSLGWVDLRVSGQTGVSSDPEGAPESQLLSSSSLPGREPPPHPHYQSLQHSGASSQEADRTGVDPASDSFHPLLAEVTHNETAEPSMTFHLPEEEVEGLCSHDEDGDHEAPAGDLELSACSEEFEDDTDPSVTSEPSPERLRGGEEPPQPSPALHDSLYQLTSSQCLPHDSALQVSLGAEEVGLAACEDVSTWDMPLEGGDTDMESTPAPRRLDQRGAIKIEDLGAGEPDDQLCSESKISPPIWERIMEVGSVKGIMDESMLTLVSLTDTTLQGQELTEEEEGEMEESKSTMLPEENASLQEKETTPSHAVMLLEFQSCPSVNLQEAFQQKRRALIQRSAHRVEEIQAKRDEARANTTTRAQSDPTTVQSTTSKPRREGRSAESTHAGGYAKQKKQQPKPQTPLQPPMLAKLKKVGEVRISTPEIRKQDVAEMRKRTERLYSRLDEVKLQKEVRSRQEAYAKNREMAKEFHKKTLQKLRAKQSSQ; from the exons ATGAAGAGAAAAGTGTCTCGATTACGGTTAAGTCCAAATGAAGAAGCTCAACTCATTCGAGAGGAACACGAGAGGAGAAGGAAgctgcgaatacaacag GTGCGGGAACAGGAGCGGTATATCGCTCTTCAAATCCGCAAGGAGGTGCAACTACGAAGGGAGCGCGAGCTGCAAAACCTGGCAGAGGAGTTGAAGGAGGAGTGGGAGCAACAGCGGAGTGAGAAACTGGAGACCCTGCAAAAGTTATACCAGGACAATCTCCGAGTTTTGGGAGAGGGACATAGAAGTGCCAAAGAAAAT GAGCCTGACTGGGAGGCAATTGCACAGAAAAATGAGGAGAATCATGTTCGGGCAGATGAGCGCTATCGAGTAGCCCTCAAAGAGCTCAaatcagagagacagaaagatcaGGAGGAACAAAATCG TTTTATTGAGGCTAGGAAGAAGTCCATAcaggtggagaaggagagggcagCAAAAGTGGCCAACTTCCCATCCCTTCCACCCAACCCAATTGAG AGTATTGAGTCAAGGAAGCTGCATGCAGTGAAGAAATCAGATGTGGATGCCTTCTCTGTGACTCACTATCATATGCCAGAGACTGCGGTGGACAGGGAAGTCTACACAGCACAG CCAAACGCACAGGAGGTGGCATTGGAGGAGATGCAGCGCCTGCAGGTGCTAGGacaggaggagcagagggagaggcggGAGCAGCTGGAGAAGGCTCGTCTCAGAGGTAACCACGCGCTGAGGAGGGAACAGCTCACACAG GACCGAGAGCGCCTCCTGGTGGAGCTTGAACACATGCATCAGACAGACCTTTTGAGGCGCAGGCAGGTGATGGCTCAGATGCCTGCCCAGATCTTCCAGCCGCTCCACAAGAGACAGGAGATGAGGGAGGACTGGCAGAGGGATATGGAGTTCGCCTTCGAGGACATGTACACTGGAGAGAGGA GAGTGAAAGGTGACCTGGTGCTGCAGCTGGTCCCAGAGCCTCTCCCAGCTGTGTCCACTGGCAGCCAGGATGAAGACCTAGACCTGACCCAGGAGGCCACCCCTGACCTTACACCCTTGGCTGGGGCAGAGGAACAACAGGATGAAG AACCATCCAGGCCTCTAGGTGGCGCCCCCAGACAGGCCTTGAAGAAACTATTGACCCGCATCAGGTCACAGAGAGACCAGTGGAGCTACCGGAGGCTGGTTGATCCCCCAGGTGACTGCCGAACTACTCCGACAGCAGAGTGCGACACGTCCGCAGGCGTTACGACCATTGAGACAGGTTCTCTGGCCAGCGAGGAGAGGGGCCGACCTTTGACCACTATACCCAGACTCCCTGACCCCTCTCAGTCAGCCCAAG CTATAGAGACAACAGAAGAGTCCATAGTGGCTGGTACCCTGCTCCATGCTGATAAACAAGCCATCAAGATCCACACATTTGAAaccgagaggaagaggagg GGGGAAGAGCTGGAGAGGCAAAAGCAGGAGCAGATAGCCCTGCTAAAGGAGTtagaggagaagaagagcaggctggagctgctgctgcaggAGGCCCAGCAAGAAAGAGAACAGCTGCATACGGCCATGAACCAGGACACAGCTGCTGCATCTGGAACACAGAAAACACCAGCCCAGGACGTCACCTCTGTCAGCCCTGCTGCTCCAACTCCCGAG ACTTGTTCTGTGGTTGTCCCTGTGCAGTCTACTATAACCTCAGCTGCTGAGGATGGCCACTCCAGGAGAATCAGAGAGTATCAGCAGCGTCTCTTGGACCAGAACAG GCTTCATAAGCAGTCTGTGGAGGAGGCTCGCCGACGTCTGGAAGAGTACCAACGCACACTAAGAAACCGCTACTCTGGTGAAACCACGTCAACATTTCTCCCTCCTGGTACCACAGCCTGTCTTCTACCACACTTTAAAGGAGGAATCAATTCCCCGGCAGTGCCCCTAGAACTCCCCTCTGGTTCTGCCCTgctcccctgtctccctgtagcacttaGTCCCCACTCTAGAGCTCACACCCCTTTGGACCTCCCCACACAGGAGCCCTCCATCTTGGTTCAAACTCTCTTCCTCCCTGGCACTACAGTTGGCTTGCATATTAACTCCAGAACCTCACCAGTGCAGCTAGAACCCACCTCTGAAAGCCTAAGGGACCAAAGAGCAGGTGTTTGGCTGGCGGACAATGTGTTTAGTAGGGTCACAGAGGATTTCCCTGAGAAGCTACCTCCACCCTCTACCTCGTTAGACCCCCAGTCCTACAGACCACATCCTGTTTCCCTCCACCCTACTCCACACATCCCACTCCCATCAAGAACTGACCCCATCCCACCCATCAGCCCAACCCCTTCAGAAGAGTCAGCTACTCTCCCTGGCGAGGCCCCGGTAAATCCTGGGTCTGTCCTGCGGGCCCCGGCCAAGtttggggaggaggtggagaagcaGAGGCAGGAGCTACGGGAGGCCCAACGGCGGGTGGAGGCCCAGAGGGAGGTGCTCTTCATGCAGCAGAGGGAactggaggaggaacagagggagcagaggaggagacagagggaggtgttacAGGCACTGCTCACTGCTGATGACACACAG CCTGGTCCAGAGACCactgatggtttggggtcagaaCGTCTCCGTCTGATGGCAGCTCTGCTTCGGGCCATCGAGGAGTCCAATGGGCAAACCTCAACATTGGTAGAAACCAGTCAGAGCCAAGAGAACACATTCGATGTCCAGAGTTCACACTCAGACAGACCCGCCCCTCACCcactcccccaccaccacccccggGCAGCCAAACCCCCGGTGGCCCGCGCCAGGCTGGCCGTCATGGAGATGACAGAGCAGCACGAGCTCAGTGCCATCCAGGAGGTGCAGACGCCAGCCAATGCCAGCCTGATCACAG AAGAGAGTGTGGCAGTATCTATTGAAAGGGCAATCCCAGAAGAACAGGACCACACGGCCCACTCTGAAAGAGGTCACTCCAGCACCTCTGTGTCCAGTGCATGGGAACACACAGCTGGGACTGGGAGTGAGACATTAACTGGGTCTGGTAGATCCAGCAAGCtgtcctggagagagagactacgGCTGGAGGCTGGTGCCTCTCCTGGACCTG ATCCCACACCAGCACTCCCAGAACGGTCTTATCACTCCTGTGAGTTTGGGAGAGGTGTCCTTGGTAAATCTCCTATAGAG TTGGAGAGCCTGTCCTTCCAGTCAGCCCGTAGACCCTCAGAACCTGACTACCTGTCCTCCACCACCATCTCTTCCGGAAGCTATGCCACCACTGACCCTGAACACACCTCCACTGACCCTGAACACACCTCCACTGACCCTGAACACACCTCCACTGACCCTGAACACACCTCCACTGACCCTGAACACACCTCCACCCAAATAG GTGCATCTGCAGTGATAGAGGGGTCAGTGTGTGAGGAGCCAAGCTCCTCTGTGTCGCAGCAGAAGCCCTGGTCTAAGCTACTGCAGGAGAATGAGGGACCAGACAGGTCACCTGTTTGGGGGGCCGACCCACACACTCTCCCCTCGGACAGAGAGTCAGGAGCTCAGAGGCACGACCAG GAATGGGACAACACTGTCAACCGGATCATGGATCGCCTCTCAGACAAGTCCTCCTCATTGGTTCTGGACCAGGGGCGGGACTCCACTATCAGCCCAATGACTGGCCAGCCCTCGGATAAGTCATCCTCGCCGGGCCAAGGGTGGGACTCTACTTTGAGCCGAATGATTGGCCAGCTCTCAGGTCAATCAACCTCACTGGACCAAGGGTGGGATTCGACTTTGAGCAGAATGATTGGCGGGCTCTCCAATCAGTCAACCTCTGTCAGCCAGCGATTGGACCAgtcatcccagtggctagatgaaGTCCAGGATGAGAGCCGGGTGATGAGGCCTCTGGTTGGAGAGCTGGATGAGTCTGCTGCCCAATGGAGTGGGAGCTCAG AAGCTGGTGGTTCTAACTCCCTAGGCTGGGTGGATCTGAGGGTCTCGGGCCAGACAGGAGTGTCTTCTGATCCAGAGGGAGCCCCTGAATCCCAGTTACtgagcagctcctctctccctggACGGGAGCCTCCGCCACATCCACACTACCAGAGCCTGCAGCACTCTGGGGCTAGCTCCCAGGAAGCAGACAGGACTGGGG tGGATCCAGCCTCCGACTCCTTCCACCCTCTCCTGGCTGAGGTCACGCACAACGAGACAGCCGAACCCTCCATGACCTTTCACCTTCCAGAAGAGGAAGTGGAGGGGCTATGTTCCCACGATGAAGATGGTGACCATGAAGCACCTGCAGGGGACCTTGAGCTCTCTGCATGCTCAGAGGAGTTTGAGGATGACACAGACCCCTCCGTCACCTCTGAACCCTCTCCTGAGCgcctgagaggaggggaggaaccACCTCAGCCCTCACCCGCCCTGCACGACTCCTTGTACCAGCTGACCTCGTCCCAGTGCCTCCCCCATGACTCTGCCCTGCAGGTATCCCTTGGAGCGGAGGAGGTTGGTCTAGCAGCCTGTGAAGATGTCTCCACTTGGGACATGCCACTTGAAGGAGGGGACACTGATATGGAGAGTACACCAGCACCTCGGAGACTTGACCAAAGAGGTGCTATTAAAATTGAGGACCTGGGTGCAGGAGAGCCAGATGACCAGCTATGTTCAGAGTCAAAGATCAGCCCTCCCATCTGGGAGAGAATAATG GAGGTGGGCAGTGTGAAGGGGATAATGGATGAGTCCATGCTGACCCTGGTGAGCCTGACAGACACAACACTACAGGGCCAGGAACTcactgaggaagaggaaggagagatggag GAATCAAAGTCGACGATGTTGCCAGAGGAGAATGCCAGcctacaggagaaagagacaaCCCCCTCTCATGCAG TGATGCTACTGGAGTTCCAGTCGTGTCCCAGCgtgaacctacaggaggcttTCCAGCAGAAACGCAGAGCCCTGATCCAGAGGTCTGCCCACAGGGTGGAGGAGATTCAAGCCAAGAGGGATGAAGCCAGGGCCAACACAACCACCAGGGCCCAGTCTGACCCAACCACTGTTCAGTCAACCACTTCTAAacccaggagagaggggaggagtgcaGAGTCAACCCATGCAGGAGGGTATGCCAAGCAGAAAAAGCAACAGCCAAAACCCCAAACTCCCTTGCAGCCTCCCATGCTAG CCAAGCTGAAGAAGGTTGGGGAGGTGAGGATCAGCACTCCTGAGATAAGGAAACAGGATGTGGCTGAGATGCGTAAGAGAACAGAGAG GTTGTACAGCCGACTAGATGAGGTGAAGCTTCAGAAGGAGGTCAGGAGCAGACAGGAGGCATATGCCAAAAACAGGGAGATGGCCAAAGAGTTTCATAAG AAAACCTTACAGAAGCTACGGGCCAAGCAGTCTTCGCAATGA
- the LOC111982857 gene encoding uncharacterized protein isoform X1: MKRKVSRLRLSPNEEAQLIREEHERRRKLRIQQVREQERYIALQIRKEVQLRRERELQNLAEELKEEWEQQRSEKLETLQKLYQDNLRVLGEGHRSAKENEPDWEAIAQKNEENHVRADERYRVALKELKSERQKDQEEQNRFIEARKKSIQVEKERAAKVANFPSLPPNPIESIESRKLHAVKKSDVDAFSVTHYHMPETAVDREVYTAQPNAQEVALEEMQRLQVLGQEEQRERREQLEKARLRGNHALRREQLTQDRERLLVELEHMHQTDLLRRRQVMAQMPAQIFQPLHKRQEMREDWQRDMEFAFEDMYTGERRVKGDLVLQLVPEPLPAVSTGSQDEDLDLTQEATPDLTPLAGAEEQQDEEPSRPLGGAPRQALKKLLTRIRSQRDQWSYRRLVDPPGDCRTTPTAECDTSAGVTTIETGSLASEERGRPLTTIPRLPDPSQSAQAIETTEESIVAGTLLHADKQAIKIHTFETERKRRGEELERQKQEQIALLKELEEKKSRLELLLQEAQQEREQLHTAMNQDTAAASGTQKTPAQDVTSVSPAAPTPETCSVVVPVQSTITSAAEDGHSRRIREYQQRLLDQNRLHKQSVEEARRRLEEYQRTLRNRYSGETTSTFLPPGTTACLLPHFKGGINSPAVPLELPSGSALLPCLPVALSPHSRAHTPLDLPTQEPSILVQTLFLPGTTVGLHINSRTSPVQLEPTSESLRDQRAGVWLADNVFSRVTEDFPEKLPPPSTSLDPQSYRPHPVSLHPTPHIPLPSRTDPIPPISPTPSEESATLPGEAPVNPGSVLRAPAKFGEEVEKQRQELREAQRRVEAQREVLFMQQRELEEEQREQRRRQREVLQALLTADDTQPGPETTDGLGSERLRLMAALLRAIEESNGQTSTLVETSQSQENTFDVQSSHSDRPAPHPLPHHHPRAAKPPVARARLAVMEMTEQHELSAIQEVQTPANASLITEESVAVSIERAIPEEQDHTAHSERGHSSTSVSSAWEHTAGTGSETLTGSGRSSKLSWRERLRLEAGASPGPDPTPALPERSYHSCEFGRGVLGKSPIELESLSFQSARRPSEPDYLSSTTISSGSYATTDPEHTSTDPEHTSTDPEHTSTDPEHTSTDPEHTSTQIDSSLLLAGFGMGGGKNKKSSVNGSSSSRHSSCRGVSGTGFPILDSLIHSSSIQRIIDKYTRELNFSLSTAGNQTGASAVIEGSVCEEPSSSVSQQKPWSKLLQENEGPDRSPVWGADPHTLPSDRESGAQRHDQEWDNTVNRIMDRLSDKSSSLVLDQGRDSTISPMTGQPSDKSSSPGQGWDSTLSRMIGQLSGQSTSLDQGWDSTLSRMIGGLSNQSTSVSQRLDQSSQWLDEVQDESRVMRPLVGELDESAAQWSGSSEAGGSNSLGWVDLRVSGQTGVSSDPEGAPESQLLSSSSLPGREPPPHPHYQSLQHSGASSQEADRTGVDPASDSFHPLLAEVTHNETAEPSMTFHLPEEEVEGLCSHDEDGDHEAPAGDLELSACSEEFEDDTDPSVTSEPSPERLRGGEEPPQPSPALHDSLYQLTSSQCLPHDSALQVSLGAEEVGLAACEDVSTWDMPLEGGDTDMESTPAPRRLDQRGAIKIEDLGAGEPDDQLCSESKISPPIWERIMEVGSVKGIMDESMLTLVSLTDTTLQGQELTEEEEGEMEESKSTMLPEENASLQEKETTPSHAVMLLEFQSCPSVNLQEAFQQKRRALIQRSAHRVEEIQAKRDEARANTTTRAQSDPTTVQSTTSKPRREGRSAESTHAGGYAKQKKQQPKPQTPLQPPMLAKLKKVGEVRISTPEIRKQDVAEMRKRTERLYSRLDEVKLQKEVRSRQEAYAKNREMAKEFHKKTLQKLRAKQSSQ; the protein is encoded by the exons ATGAAGAGAAAAGTGTCTCGATTACGGTTAAGTCCAAATGAAGAAGCTCAACTCATTCGAGAGGAACACGAGAGGAGAAGGAAgctgcgaatacaacag GTGCGGGAACAGGAGCGGTATATCGCTCTTCAAATCCGCAAGGAGGTGCAACTACGAAGGGAGCGCGAGCTGCAAAACCTGGCAGAGGAGTTGAAGGAGGAGTGGGAGCAACAGCGGAGTGAGAAACTGGAGACCCTGCAAAAGTTATACCAGGACAATCTCCGAGTTTTGGGAGAGGGACATAGAAGTGCCAAAGAAAAT GAGCCTGACTGGGAGGCAATTGCACAGAAAAATGAGGAGAATCATGTTCGGGCAGATGAGCGCTATCGAGTAGCCCTCAAAGAGCTCAaatcagagagacagaaagatcaGGAGGAACAAAATCG TTTTATTGAGGCTAGGAAGAAGTCCATAcaggtggagaaggagagggcagCAAAAGTGGCCAACTTCCCATCCCTTCCACCCAACCCAATTGAG AGTATTGAGTCAAGGAAGCTGCATGCAGTGAAGAAATCAGATGTGGATGCCTTCTCTGTGACTCACTATCATATGCCAGAGACTGCGGTGGACAGGGAAGTCTACACAGCACAG CCAAACGCACAGGAGGTGGCATTGGAGGAGATGCAGCGCCTGCAGGTGCTAGGacaggaggagcagagggagaggcggGAGCAGCTGGAGAAGGCTCGTCTCAGAGGTAACCACGCGCTGAGGAGGGAACAGCTCACACAG GACCGAGAGCGCCTCCTGGTGGAGCTTGAACACATGCATCAGACAGACCTTTTGAGGCGCAGGCAGGTGATGGCTCAGATGCCTGCCCAGATCTTCCAGCCGCTCCACAAGAGACAGGAGATGAGGGAGGACTGGCAGAGGGATATGGAGTTCGCCTTCGAGGACATGTACACTGGAGAGAGGA GAGTGAAAGGTGACCTGGTGCTGCAGCTGGTCCCAGAGCCTCTCCCAGCTGTGTCCACTGGCAGCCAGGATGAAGACCTAGACCTGACCCAGGAGGCCACCCCTGACCTTACACCCTTGGCTGGGGCAGAGGAACAACAGGATGAAG AACCATCCAGGCCTCTAGGTGGCGCCCCCAGACAGGCCTTGAAGAAACTATTGACCCGCATCAGGTCACAGAGAGACCAGTGGAGCTACCGGAGGCTGGTTGATCCCCCAGGTGACTGCCGAACTACTCCGACAGCAGAGTGCGACACGTCCGCAGGCGTTACGACCATTGAGACAGGTTCTCTGGCCAGCGAGGAGAGGGGCCGACCTTTGACCACTATACCCAGACTCCCTGACCCCTCTCAGTCAGCCCAAG CTATAGAGACAACAGAAGAGTCCATAGTGGCTGGTACCCTGCTCCATGCTGATAAACAAGCCATCAAGATCCACACATTTGAAaccgagaggaagaggagg GGGGAAGAGCTGGAGAGGCAAAAGCAGGAGCAGATAGCCCTGCTAAAGGAGTtagaggagaagaagagcaggctggagctgctgctgcaggAGGCCCAGCAAGAAAGAGAACAGCTGCATACGGCCATGAACCAGGACACAGCTGCTGCATCTGGAACACAGAAAACACCAGCCCAGGACGTCACCTCTGTCAGCCCTGCTGCTCCAACTCCCGAG ACTTGTTCTGTGGTTGTCCCTGTGCAGTCTACTATAACCTCAGCTGCTGAGGATGGCCACTCCAGGAGAATCAGAGAGTATCAGCAGCGTCTCTTGGACCAGAACAG GCTTCATAAGCAGTCTGTGGAGGAGGCTCGCCGACGTCTGGAAGAGTACCAACGCACACTAAGAAACCGCTACTCTGGTGAAACCACGTCAACATTTCTCCCTCCTGGTACCACAGCCTGTCTTCTACCACACTTTAAAGGAGGAATCAATTCCCCGGCAGTGCCCCTAGAACTCCCCTCTGGTTCTGCCCTgctcccctgtctccctgtagcacttaGTCCCCACTCTAGAGCTCACACCCCTTTGGACCTCCCCACACAGGAGCCCTCCATCTTGGTTCAAACTCTCTTCCTCCCTGGCACTACAGTTGGCTTGCATATTAACTCCAGAACCTCACCAGTGCAGCTAGAACCCACCTCTGAAAGCCTAAGGGACCAAAGAGCAGGTGTTTGGCTGGCGGACAATGTGTTTAGTAGGGTCACAGAGGATTTCCCTGAGAAGCTACCTCCACCCTCTACCTCGTTAGACCCCCAGTCCTACAGACCACATCCTGTTTCCCTCCACCCTACTCCACACATCCCACTCCCATCAAGAACTGACCCCATCCCACCCATCAGCCCAACCCCTTCAGAAGAGTCAGCTACTCTCCCTGGCGAGGCCCCGGTAAATCCTGGGTCTGTCCTGCGGGCCCCGGCCAAGtttggggaggaggtggagaagcaGAGGCAGGAGCTACGGGAGGCCCAACGGCGGGTGGAGGCCCAGAGGGAGGTGCTCTTCATGCAGCAGAGGGAactggaggaggaacagagggagcagaggaggagacagagggaggtgttacAGGCACTGCTCACTGCTGATGACACACAG CCTGGTCCAGAGACCactgatggtttggggtcagaaCGTCTCCGTCTGATGGCAGCTCTGCTTCGGGCCATCGAGGAGTCCAATGGGCAAACCTCAACATTGGTAGAAACCAGTCAGAGCCAAGAGAACACATTCGATGTCCAGAGTTCACACTCAGACAGACCCGCCCCTCACCcactcccccaccaccacccccggGCAGCCAAACCCCCGGTGGCCCGCGCCAGGCTGGCCGTCATGGAGATGACAGAGCAGCACGAGCTCAGTGCCATCCAGGAGGTGCAGACGCCAGCCAATGCCAGCCTGATCACAG AAGAGAGTGTGGCAGTATCTATTGAAAGGGCAATCCCAGAAGAACAGGACCACACGGCCCACTCTGAAAGAGGTCACTCCAGCACCTCTGTGTCCAGTGCATGGGAACACACAGCTGGGACTGGGAGTGAGACATTAACTGGGTCTGGTAGATCCAGCAAGCtgtcctggagagagagactacgGCTGGAGGCTGGTGCCTCTCCTGGACCTG ATCCCACACCAGCACTCCCAGAACGGTCTTATCACTCCTGTGAGTTTGGGAGAGGTGTCCTTGGTAAATCTCCTATAGAG TTGGAGAGCCTGTCCTTCCAGTCAGCCCGTAGACCCTCAGAACCTGACTACCTGTCCTCCACCACCATCTCTTCCGGAAGCTATGCCACCACTGACCCTGAACACACCTCCACTGACCCTGAACACACCTCCACTGACCCTGAACACACCTCCACTGACCCTGAACACACCTCCACTGACCCTGAACACACCTCCACCCAAATAG ACTCTTCCCTGCTCTTGGCTGGGTTTGGAATGGGAGGAGGAAAAAATAAAAAGTCATCGGTCAATGGCTCCTCTTCATCCAGACACAGTTCCTGTAGGGGCGTATCTGGTACTGGCTTTCCCATTTTAGACTCACTCATACACAGCAGCAGTATCCAGCGCATCATAGACAAATACACCAGGGAGCTCAACTTTTCTCTTAGTACTGCTGGGAACCAGACGG GTGCATCTGCAGTGATAGAGGGGTCAGTGTGTGAGGAGCCAAGCTCCTCTGTGTCGCAGCAGAAGCCCTGGTCTAAGCTACTGCAGGAGAATGAGGGACCAGACAGGTCACCTGTTTGGGGGGCCGACCCACACACTCTCCCCTCGGACAGAGAGTCAGGAGCTCAGAGGCACGACCAG GAATGGGACAACACTGTCAACCGGATCATGGATCGCCTCTCAGACAAGTCCTCCTCATTGGTTCTGGACCAGGGGCGGGACTCCACTATCAGCCCAATGACTGGCCAGCCCTCGGATAAGTCATCCTCGCCGGGCCAAGGGTGGGACTCTACTTTGAGCCGAATGATTGGCCAGCTCTCAGGTCAATCAACCTCACTGGACCAAGGGTGGGATTCGACTTTGAGCAGAATGATTGGCGGGCTCTCCAATCAGTCAACCTCTGTCAGCCAGCGATTGGACCAgtcatcccagtggctagatgaaGTCCAGGATGAGAGCCGGGTGATGAGGCCTCTGGTTGGAGAGCTGGATGAGTCTGCTGCCCAATGGAGTGGGAGCTCAG AAGCTGGTGGTTCTAACTCCCTAGGCTGGGTGGATCTGAGGGTCTCGGGCCAGACAGGAGTGTCTTCTGATCCAGAGGGAGCCCCTGAATCCCAGTTACtgagcagctcctctctccctggACGGGAGCCTCCGCCACATCCACACTACCAGAGCCTGCAGCACTCTGGGGCTAGCTCCCAGGAAGCAGACAGGACTGGGG tGGATCCAGCCTCCGACTCCTTCCACCCTCTCCTGGCTGAGGTCACGCACAACGAGACAGCCGAACCCTCCATGACCTTTCACCTTCCAGAAGAGGAAGTGGAGGGGCTATGTTCCCACGATGAAGATGGTGACCATGAAGCACCTGCAGGGGACCTTGAGCTCTCTGCATGCTCAGAGGAGTTTGAGGATGACACAGACCCCTCCGTCACCTCTGAACCCTCTCCTGAGCgcctgagaggaggggaggaaccACCTCAGCCCTCACCCGCCCTGCACGACTCCTTGTACCAGCTGACCTCGTCCCAGTGCCTCCCCCATGACTCTGCCCTGCAGGTATCCCTTGGAGCGGAGGAGGTTGGTCTAGCAGCCTGTGAAGATGTCTCCACTTGGGACATGCCACTTGAAGGAGGGGACACTGATATGGAGAGTACACCAGCACCTCGGAGACTTGACCAAAGAGGTGCTATTAAAATTGAGGACCTGGGTGCAGGAGAGCCAGATGACCAGCTATGTTCAGAGTCAAAGATCAGCCCTCCCATCTGGGAGAGAATAATG GAGGTGGGCAGTGTGAAGGGGATAATGGATGAGTCCATGCTGACCCTGGTGAGCCTGACAGACACAACACTACAGGGCCAGGAACTcactgaggaagaggaaggagagatggag GAATCAAAGTCGACGATGTTGCCAGAGGAGAATGCCAGcctacaggagaaagagacaaCCCCCTCTCATGCAG TGATGCTACTGGAGTTCCAGTCGTGTCCCAGCgtgaacctacaggaggcttTCCAGCAGAAACGCAGAGCCCTGATCCAGAGGTCTGCCCACAGGGTGGAGGAGATTCAAGCCAAGAGGGATGAAGCCAGGGCCAACACAACCACCAGGGCCCAGTCTGACCCAACCACTGTTCAGTCAACCACTTCTAAacccaggagagaggggaggagtgcaGAGTCAACCCATGCAGGAGGGTATGCCAAGCAGAAAAAGCAACAGCCAAAACCCCAAACTCCCTTGCAGCCTCCCATGCTAG CCAAGCTGAAGAAGGTTGGGGAGGTGAGGATCAGCACTCCTGAGATAAGGAAACAGGATGTGGCTGAGATGCGTAAGAGAACAGAGAG GTTGTACAGCCGACTAGATGAGGTGAAGCTTCAGAAGGAGGTCAGGAGCAGACAGGAGGCATATGCCAAAAACAGGGAGATGGCCAAAGAGTTTCATAAG AAAACCTTACAGAAGCTACGGGCCAAGCAGTCTTCGCAATGA